A single genomic interval of Melanotaenia boesemani isolate fMelBoe1 chromosome 4, fMelBoe1.pri, whole genome shotgun sequence harbors:
- the LOC121638026 gene encoding formin-like protein 5, whose product MRTCDLLHRARPPLPPPTEKNERVPADLSTEEEGPSSRDSDGEHCPLREGQRQTADAAASTTSSSRTTSASTAATSTALVSASSQARRASQFAAFVSGRRSLSAMEMQAKVQQLVGPKPAFPASLRPALSSRTPEEPTDEELVQAVVDIEGSSGVQPPPLPLHTAPPPPPPAATSSTSVAAVSAVMGEPTDEELLEAIPQNPAPQQPPEFLIGVRTAEAPESSQLESATPPLPAAPRQPAAREELPGPAFLHPPPPAGSAELLPESWRAALTAEQQDWIGRVLFTRDSSGRPRLITSELSLWW is encoded by the exons ATGCGAACCTGCGACCTCCTGCACCGCGCCAGGCCTCCTCTCCCGCCCCCCACAGAGAAGAATGAGCGTGTTCCTGCGG ATTTGTCAACTGAGGAGGAAGGCCCCAGCTCCAGGGACTCAGATGGAGAACACTGTCCGCTACGTGAAGGGCAGAGACAGACGGCGGATGCTGCTGcttccaccaccagcagcagcagaaccaCCAGTGCAAGCACCGCTGCTACCAGCACAGCATTAGTTTCTGCCTCCAGCCAGGCTCGCAGGGCCTCTCA ATTTGCAGCTTTCGTTTCTGGACGGCGTTCTCTGTCTGCGATGGAAATGCAGGCTAAAGTCCAGCAGCTGGTGGGCCCTAAACCTGCATTTCCAG CCTCCCTCAGACCAGCTCTTTCCTCCAGAACACCTGAGGAACCGACAGACGAAGAGCTGGTCCAGGCTGTAGTTGACATCGAGGGCT CCTCTGGCGTacagcctcctcctctcccgCTCCACACGGCTCCACCTCCTCCGCCTCCTGCagccacctcctccacctctgtcGCTGCTGTCTCTGCTGTGATGGGTGAGCCCACGGATGAGGAACTCCTGGAGGCCATTCCACAGAACCCCGCCCCTCAGCAGCCTCCAGAGTTCCTCATCGGGGTTCGTACAGCAGAGGCACCAGAGTCCTCCCAACTCGAGTCAGCCACGCCACCACTGCCAGCTGCACCAAGGCAGCCCGCAGCGAGGGAGGAGCTGCCTGGCCCCGCCTTCCTCCATCCCCCTCCACCTGCTGGCAGTGCTGAG CTGCTGCCAGAGTCCTGGAGGGCAGCTCTCACTGCAGAGCAGCAGGACTGGATCGGCCGGGTGCTGTTTACCAGGGACAGCTCGGGGAGGCCTCGGCTCATCACCAGCGAGCTCAGTCTCTGGTGGTAA